In the genome of Enterococcus hirae ATCC 9790, one region contains:
- a CDS encoding ComE operon protein 2: MSNERIPWDQYFMAQAVLLSLRSTCTRLEVGATLVREKRIIAGGYNGAVSGDVHCIDEGCYIVDGHCLRTIHAEMNALLQCAKLGIPTEGAEIYVTHFPCLACTKALLQAGIKKINYLHDYRNDPYAQSLIEQLGATVHQVSLDSTHFSKLQKELSGEHV; the protein is encoded by the coding sequence ATGAGCAATGAACGGATTCCTTGGGACCAATATTTTATGGCTCAAGCAGTATTATTATCATTGAGAAGTACTTGTACACGATTAGAAGTCGGCGCAACTTTAGTAAGAGAAAAACGGATCATTGCTGGAGGCTACAATGGCGCTGTTAGCGGGGATGTTCATTGCATTGATGAAGGCTGTTATATCGTCGATGGTCATTGCTTGCGAACGATCCATGCGGAAATGAATGCTTTATTACAATGTGCAAAACTAGGCATACCTACGGAGGGCGCAGAGATTTACGTGACTCATTTCCCTTGTTTAGCTTGTACAAAAGCCTTATTACAAGCAGGAATCAAAAAAATCAACTATTTACATGATTATCGAAATGATCCGTATGCACAATCATTGATCGAACAATTAGGTGCAACTGTTCATCAAGTATCATTGGATTCTACTCACTTTTCTAAACTCCAAAAAGAATTATCAGGAGAACATGTTTAG
- a CDS encoding helix-hairpin-helix domain-containing protein, with translation MSEEWKNKRKRFYTTNFSSPKFVIGGIFGIIGVIILGGMMVHFFSQSSKKDQLFLTNQSIEAPEKNSSETKPIDETVSTSTRSVIYVDVKGAVKQPGMYAFVAEDRVFDVIQKAGGLTESADEKQINFAAKITDQQMLYVPEVGEEIPESSNASLATLDSVDTNPDRVHLNTADLSQLQQIPGIGEKKAREIIQYRQDNGSFKSIDELQEIDGIGQKTVEKIKNFVTITIE, from the coding sequence ATGAGCGAAGAATGGAAGAACAAACGAAAGCGTTTCTATACTACCAACTTTTCTTCACCAAAATTTGTGATCGGAGGGATCTTTGGCATCATAGGGGTCATCATCCTTGGTGGAATGATGGTTCATTTTTTCAGTCAATCAAGTAAAAAGGATCAACTATTTTTGACAAACCAATCGATTGAAGCTCCGGAAAAGAACAGTTCTGAAACGAAACCAATTGATGAAACGGTGAGTACATCGACTAGGTCAGTGATTTATGTCGATGTGAAAGGAGCGGTGAAACAACCTGGAATGTACGCTTTTGTGGCAGAAGATCGGGTCTTTGATGTTATTCAAAAAGCAGGTGGGCTGACGGAATCAGCTGACGAGAAACAGATCAACTTTGCAGCAAAAATAACGGATCAACAAATGCTGTACGTTCCTGAAGTAGGAGAAGAAATTCCAGAAAGCTCAAATGCTAGTCTAGCGACGCTAGATTCAGTGGACACAAACCCAGATCGAGTGCATCTTAATACTGCTGATCTTTCGCAATTGCAACAAATACCGGGGATCGGTGAAAAAAAAGCCCGAGAAATTATTCAGTATAGACAAGATAATGGATCGTTCAAAAGTATTGACGAGCTTCAAGAAATAGACGGAATTGGTCAGAAGACAGTTGAAAAAATCAAAAACTTCGTTACAATTACTATAGAATAA